The Glycine max cultivar Williams 82 chromosome 12, Glycine_max_v4.0, whole genome shotgun sequence genome window below encodes:
- the LOC102662533 gene encoding uncharacterized protein, which produces MDGMQIALPIVGVIAAAAATFYAVSFAELREKSFRDFEESEYEDGVYRPSPSSRERRARRQANKNNKT; this is translated from the exons ATGGATGGGATGCAAATAGCTCTGCCTATTGTTGGAGTTATTGCGGCTGCAGCTGCCACCTTCTATGCTGTAAGCTTTGCTGAGCTTAGAGAG AAATCTTTTAGAGATTTTGAAGAATCTGAATATGAAGATGGGGTTTATAGACCATCCCCTAGCTCCCGAGAGAGGCGTGCCAGAAGACAAgctaacaaaaataacaaaacatga